The sequence agctcccaagggggtttctgtgatccaacccatcccAGTGGCATAGttgagcaggatctgtgcacagctgattgctctgAGATACTGAtcgtgattttaagtgagttttaagtgtggtggctggagaacagacaaagtggttactgggttgttattttctgtttgcttatttcgggtaagggaagtagggacagaaaaggaagcaaaataagtaagaaggAAGATTAGAAGAAACTAAAACTGCACAGggtgcaaattgcccagaaaggctgaacactgggcACTGTGAAAGTCtgtgttaactaagaagcccctgagctgagtgcatcccagtttcagtgaactgtagatgggtgtggcccaacctctgtgtctgtgctgaagctgattgGAGTGTCTAAGTTAGCAaggcaggagtggaggggtgcctgttctggcaggaggggttctctgtggtatcccagctcatcgagtgatggtctcaagggaagacaaatggaaattgatggGCAATTTGCCTAggaaaaggctgcccaccagcaaACCCTGGACTTAAAAGACAAAGTGATTAAGACTCAGAAACAtgaactggctgtaatggagtggaagaggtgcacagagacatgtatcctggagctggaagttggggtcctggtgactgctgcggtgggaacaaactccaaggactctagctggaagcaaacctAACCTGAgtgaagggcggggggggggggattttgctggccagcaaaaggtctgtcatagctggtagctgtgagcctacagctggatcagggtctttcccttttgggggacacaggagtgtctgccccacaGGGGAGcccaaaaacaaattttagatatactgcctccgccatggtcagtgtccaagtctctggcagtaagtgcAGAAagagggtgtgacgttgtgcagtctatatggttttataaaaaataaggtaatgagtgaatataatgtaactggaatatgcttcatgtaaaaggtctcttgtaaagtatcattacaaagcttataatctactgagtgtgaccatcctatttgtataaatgtaccactcttgtatctgggacTAGAAATAGGAAATATAATGGAGggcttattgtaattatgcaaagtgtgagccattaatggtggtttggaatcttaaagGCTCCCATCAATCAGGACAATTGACTGGGGCTCTGTTTTcaagcaagccttcctgtgagtcaggctgggaggaatgaaggcttgggggtcttacagtgacatgtgatcatgtcacaagaactggaatccatctttaacctggtgcttttccagtgaggggggagtggaaacccagagagagacaaaggattcccgccttatgcaaaagatatataaaggggtggaacagaacaaaagagagaggagccatcatgaagaatcccctaactACCACTTgaactggaacaagagctgtaccaggggaaacaattgtgcccaggcctggaaggtgtccagtctgaggaaaaaacttactgaagcatctctcagggtgaaattatctgtattcagtttggttagacatagatttgcacattttattttattttgtttgatgacttactttgttctgtctgttattacttggaaccacttaaatcctactttctgtatttaataaaatcactttttacttattaattaactcagtatatattaatacctgggggagcaaacaactgtgcatatctctcattcagtgttctagagggcgaacaatttatgagtttaccctgcataagctttatacaaggtaaaatggatttatttgagtttagaccctattgggagttgggcacctgagtgctaaggacaggaacacttctgttagctgttttcaggtaaacctgcagctttggggcacgtaattcagaccctgggtctgtgttggagcagacgggagtgtctgactcacaagacagggtgctggagtcctgagctggctgGTAAAGCAgagggatagaagtagtcttggcacatcgggtggtagctcccaaggggggtttctgtgatccaacccgtcacaacctcCTCTAATGAGACCTTGCtatgagacagttcctcagatttgtcacctaaaaagaatggctcaggtttgggaatctccctcccatcctcagccgtgaagacagatgcaaagaattcatttagtttctcctcaatggccttatcgtccctgagtgctcctttagcatctcgattgtccaatGGCCCCACCGGATGTTTTGCTGGCTTCCAGCTTCCaatgtacttaaattttttttttgctattccaTATTATTTTTGAGTCTTAgggctgttcttcaaattctgttttggccttcctaattatatttttacacttcatttgccagattttatgctcctttctattttcctcaataggatttaacttccactttttaaaggatgcctttttgcctctccctGCCCAAAAGAAGGAACATCCTGCAGCCCAGCCAGTGAGCCGAGCAGTGATGGTCCCTGAGGCCATGGCAGGACCAGTTTAAATCCCTGTCCAATGAAGCTCCTTAGTTTTTAGTTGTGGGGCCTTTAATCATGGGGCCGTTGATCAAGTTGAGTTATTTGCTAATAATGTCCCAGGATGTCTGATGGCTCATGGGGGAAGCAGGGATGGGTGTCGCCatctgtgactttctgtgacaGAATTGGGGGATAAAGGGGCCTTTCAGCAGTAgctgggggggacgggactgTCCCCTGTTGCCCTTATGAAGGGGGGGTTTCTTCCCCCAGAGCTGCTTCCAGAAtcacccccacctgccccaatAGAGACAGGACAAACAGACCTAAataacccccaccctcccctaccCCACCAGAGACTGAGGGGAGTAAAGTACTGCCTGGCCAGGGCTGTTCAGCCACCTGCCCCTGGGCCAACTGCCATAACTGCTACTGTGGAAGGACCCATTCTCACTGGTGGAATAGGGGATGGCATGTTTGACACAATTCTCAAATCTGGTGCTTTAGTAAAAATCCCCCCTTCATTAAgagagcagaaaaaaataaaaggttttcAGTGACCAGGCAACAAAAATTAAACTTCAAATCTGAGCCTgttgccctctccctccccaataCTGAAGTGGTTTGTCCCATCAGCTGGGCGTTTTTATGCTTTTTTTTCTGCCACTGGGAGAAACCATTTccctgtgggggggggttgttaaaATATCTGGGGAGCTTGTTTAATTTGGGATTTTTTCCTGTcaggaattttaaaattaaatccctCCCCTTACAACATTAGCTCCTTTTCAATCTGGAGGATAAAAATCCTGAGTCAGATGTATACTGTCCTCCCAGAGCATTCCATCACAGGATCGTGTCTTCCTAATGGAATATGTGTGTCTGATGGAGAATTTATGGCCTGTTCATGCTGAGCAAAATTGAAACTTCCCAGATCCACAGAGAATTGGCATAGATTGCATTTCTCTGTGGGGGCCTGACACTTTCCCCTAAAAGTTTGCGCCTATGAGCAGCTCAGAGATGGGATTTGTTCCTTAGtggccccttccctccctgccatgGAGCTTTTACTGCCCCAGTGAATTCCCTGTATTTGGGATATTTCCAACCCCTTGCTTTGGTTCCCCTCTAAATGCTCCTGCAGCATCCCCCACAGGGTCCTTGTTCATAGATCACTCAGCACTGCTCTCATGGGGGAGGGCACTTGCTGTGCTTGAGGCAGATGCTGTCCTGCCTGTTGGGGCTGTTTCTGGCCTAGGTGTGTGACTTCTGAATAAAAAAATTTCTGAGATGCAAAAACTGGTtcagcaggctccagcccagaagaatcctatgcagaAACTAGGATAAAATATAAAACTCCCAGATTAAATTACTGAGGAGTAAATATATCGGTGAGTAAATGTGTGGCAAGGAGTAAGATGATGGAGATGGGCTGGATGCCTCAGCTGGatgggatacagagcctttcacctctggggCATCAGTTCAACTTCAACCCTGGCCTGGTCAGCAGCACCCAATGTAATTTGATTGTGTGTGAGGCTATGAATGACATGGTGGGGGTCCATCCATTTGCTAGTGGGCAGGTatccctgtcccctcccaaaCCCATCAGCAGTAATAGCCCATTGCTGGGTTCAGTAGAGAATCCAGGGGGCTGAATGGGCCGCGGAGACTGAACTCTCCCCTCACTCCTCGGGGCCGCGTGATGAGCCCGTCACAGCTGGGGGAGCCCACAAAAGAGCCCATGGCCAAGGGAGAGTTTAGACACCAGCAGGGAGTGAGTCGCTAACAGCCAAGGGGAGGTAACCAGACCTGCCCCTATAAAGACGAGACTGCCCCAGCCACAGGCCAAAGGGAAAGGGCTAAACTGGGGCATGTTTGAGCCCAGCCCTTTGGTGCCAATCTCCAGTGTAGCCCCCTCCTCGGTGTGGCAGCACGAGCgctccagctagggtgaccagatagcaaatgtgaaaaaatcgggacgggggtggggggtaataggaacctatataagaaaaagacccaaatatcaggactgtccctataaaatcgggacatctggtcaccctagttccagtCCCTGGGATCTGCCCCTTGCTGCGCTACTCAGACCCCAGCCCCAAACAGTCTCTCCTTCCtctagtgtgtgtggggaggaatttatgccccagagctgcccagccctgacccaGAGGGAGTCACTGCAGAGGGAAGGCACAGAGCTGTGTCTActgcccctccacctgcctgcctgAGGGGAAGAGAAACAACCAACTGCAGTTCTGGGCTTGGAAAAACCATTCtcaagcaggggggagggaaattaTCCTCAGACTCAAGATTTTTATCCCCCCCGATTGAAAAGGAGCTAATACTGTGATGGGAggggttgtattttaaaattcctgACAGGAAAAAATCCCAAATTAAACAAGCTCCCCAGATATTTTAACAACCCCCACACAGGGAAATGGTTTCTCCcagtggtggggggaaaaaaaaggcccCAAAACACCCAGCTGATGGGACAAACCACTTCAgtattggggagggagggggcaacaaaGGCTCAGATTTgaagtttcatttttgttgcctggtCACTgaaaaccttttatttttttctgctctcTTAATGAAGGAGGAATTTTTACTAAAGCACCAGATTTGGGAATAGTGTCAAACATGCCGCCCCCTGTTCCACCAGTGAGAATGGGTCCTTCCACAGTGGCAGTTATGGCAGTTGGCCCAGGGGCAGGTGGCTGAACAGCCCTGGCCAGGGGGCACTTTACTCCCCTCAGtctctggtggggtgggggaaggtgggggtTATTCAGGTCTGTCTGTCCTGTCTCTattggggcaggtgggggtgaTTCTGGAAGCAGCTCTGGGGGGAGAAACCCCCCCTTCATAAGGGCAACAGGgggcagtccccccccccccgctactgCTGAAAGGCCCCTTTATCCCCCAATTCTGTCACAGATGGTGAcacccatccctgctcccccacgAGCTATCAGACACCCAGGGACATTATTAGCAAATAACTCAACTTGATCAATGGCCCCATGATTAACAGCCCCACAATTAAAAACCAAGGAGCTTCATTGAACAGGGATTAAGACTGGTCCAGCCGTGGCCTCAGAGTCCATTGCTGCTCAACTCACTGGCTGGGCTGCAGGACGTTCCTTCTCTTGGACAGGGataggcaaaaaggcatcctttaaaaagtggaagttaaatcctattgaggaaaatagaaaggagcataaagtctggcaaatgaagtgtaaaaatataattagaaaggccaaaacagaatttgaagaacagctagccagactcaaaaagtaatagcaaaactttttttaagtATATCGGAAGCAGGAAGCCAGCTAAACATccggtggggccactggacgatcgagatgctaaaggagcacccagggacgataaggccattgaggagaaactaaatgaattctttgcatttgtcttcacggctgaggatgggagggagattcccaaacctgagccattctttttaggtgacaaatctgaggaactgtctcagagcAAGGTCTCATTAGAGgaggttgtgacgggttggatcacagaaacccccttgggagctgccacccgatgtgccaagactacttctatccctcTGCTTtacctgccagctcaggacttcagcaccctgtcttgtgagtcagacactcccgtctgctccaacacagacccaggatctgaattacgtgccccaaagctgcaggtttacctgaaagcagctaacagaagtgttcctgtccttagcactcagatgcccaactcccaatagggtctaaactcaaataaatccgttttactttgtataaagcttatgcagggtaaactcaaattgttcgccctctagaacactgatagagagatatgcacagttgtttgctcccccaggtattaatacatactcggggttaattaataagtaaaaagtgattttaataaatacagaaagtaggatttaagtggttccaagtagtaactgacagaacaaagtaagttaccaaacaaaacaaaataaaatgtgcaaatctatgtctaatcaaactgaatacagataatttcacccgcagagatgcttcagtaagttttttcctcagactggacaccttccaggcctgggcacaattgtttcccccggtacagctcttgttccagctcaggtggtagctagggtattcttcatgatggctctctcaCTCTGGTAGTCCCATCtccaaaagatatattggaattggaagaaGTACAGAAAAGGTCAACATAATgtttaggggtatgaaacagctttcaTAGGAGGAGAAGTTAATAAGACCGGGACTTTTCAccctagaaaagagatgactaagggatggggggggggggatatgatagaagtctataaaatcatgactggtgtggagaaagtaaataagaatgtgttatttactccttataacacaagaactagggatcaccaaattaaattcatacgcagcaggtttcaaacaaacaaaaagtcagtatttcttcacccagcgcacagtcaacttgtgaaactcttcgccagagggtgttgtgaaagccgagactataacagggttcaaaaaataactttataaattcatgaaggacaggtccatcaatgactgttggccaggatgggcagggatggtgtctgtagcctgtttgccagaagctgggaaagggctACAGGaaatgatcacttgatgattatctgtctgttcattccctctgaagcacctagcattagccactgttggaagacaagatactgggagAGATGAActtctggtctgacccagtttggccattcttatgagccTTGTTGGCCCCAGGCTCATTGGCTCCAGCTGCCTCCATCCCATAGCCAGTTGCTGTGTCCCTGGCTCTGCCTTGGCTTTTCGTTTCTTTCCCCCACATGATTTGTTGTTGGCCAGTGCAGCTTCCCTATGGGGACCGTGGGCTGCAGCACATCAGGATCTTTGCTCTGGCCCTGTGTGGAGAGTATGACACATTGGCCCTTTGCTcacagagcttcagagtctcattTCCCCAAGGCAGCACAACTAGCAATCTCAGCATTTCCCTCTCACTATGCACATATCCCAGACCCATCAACACTTTCATAAGAACCTGGTTACAGCATGGGTCAATGTtccagtgcagagaagagccatgtcCTTATGACCTTGGCTGGGCCGAGATTGTAACCCTGTTACATGGATACGGTTAGAACTAGGGTACAGTGCAGCGTTTAGCAGTTACCAGGACAAAGCCAAGGTGTAATGGATCCTCGTGACTAAGATCTGATCTACACCTAAAAAATGTGATTGACCTAGATACATCACTGAAGGCCGTGAAAAAAACTGTGCCTTGTGTGATGTAGTTAGATTAATCTAACCTCCAGTGTTAGATCAATTCTTCCATCGCATTAGCTACTGCCACTCAGAGAGGTGGATAAATATTGATGGAAAAACCCATTCTGTcgatgtaggaagtgtctactatgttactgtgccactgtagtgtagatatggcctggAAGCTGCAGGGTAGCAGAGTCCCAAGTGAGGATAGAAATGGGGCAGATGCAATGTAAAGctgtggggagctccaggctgggagctggggaagaagCTTTAGAAGAGACAAGGGAGCTCCTACCAGTTAAAGCagcatttgcattttcactgctCTGGCTGCTCCCTCCCAGCAGCCGAAGCACAAACACCTGCAAGGGAGTGTCTGGAATAGAATGAACCCCTGATTTGGGGCCTTGTTTACAGGGAATTCAGGGTTCCAAGGCaggttcccagcagccaggcaaaAGGAAAACACATGATACTGCTACCCCTAAAGCCCAAACAAGCAGAAAGGAGCCTGCAGGGCCAAGTGCAAGACATAGAGGAGTTCAGGGCCTGGAAGTCTATATTTATAGCCCAGGGATGTTCCTTTAGATCTAGCTGCTCAGCACCTGCGGGTGAGATAGAGAGAGCTGTGGGGCGTTGAACCCTTCTGCCCTGCTGGGTCCCCAAACCCATGGGGTGCTCAATTAGAAATGGACTTCAATTCTCTGTTGAtctcaggcacttctcctcccatCTTGAGTCATCACCTCTGTATCAAGCCACCTATTGGCTGCAAATGCATCCCTGTCCTTGAGCCCCTATTTACTTTTCACTACTTAACAGTGTTTCCACCCAGGGAGCCAAAAGCCTTTTACAAATAGAGGGTGTGGGCATGGGGAGAAAACATATCTGTAGCCTCAAAAACAGACCTTAGGATCTCCCAACTGACAGTCCTGCTCCAACTCTAGATGTCACACTTCTCcgggagctgagaacagaacccaggagtcctgattcccagcttaCCCTCGCCCCAACCTCTTAGTATGCAAGACCATATCTGCTTTTCACTGTGATCACCCATCACAATCCCTCCTCGCAGCATTCAGTCACCCCAGGAAAGTGCTCCCTAAACTTCTCCCCAACCCTTTCCCATTCTATATCTGTGAGACCAGGGCAGAGGCCCAGATACCTGACACATGCTAGGCCACAAGACCCCCTGCCATGGGGCTGCTCTGGGGCAGTGGCTGCTCAGGACCTGCTGTGCAGCTGTGCCCATGGTTATGAGACGTGTGGGTCCTCTGATGTCTCGTGAGATGTGAGCTCTGGCTGAAGCATCTCCCGCAGACGGTGCAGATATAGGGTCTCTGGCCCACATGAGTTCTCTGGTGCCGAGTGAGGTTGGAGCTGTCGCTGAAGCGTCGCCCACACTCGGTGCAGATGTAAGGTCTCTCCCCGGTGTGAGTTCTCTGGTGCATCATGAGGACCGAGCTCTGGCTGAAGCTCCTACCACAGGCAGTGCAGACAAAAGGTTTCTGGCCGGCGTGCATCCTCCGGTGTTTTGTGAGAGCCGAGCTGTCGCCAAGTCTTTTCCCACACTCATCACAGGTCCAGCGTTTCTTGCTCGTGTGGACTCTTTGTGGTGTAATAAGGGCAGAGCCGACACTGATGCCCTTCCCACTCTTGGTGCGCTTATGAGCTTGTTCTGCCGGGTTGTGTTCCCCAGGGCGATGCTGCCCATTCTTTGTCTTGTGTTTTGGTTGCTCTCCTGAGTGACACGTTTCGCCTTTGTCATCACCACTGGCCTTGCCATCAGCTGGAATGAGAGAAGAAGGTGGGATTAATTCCCTGAGCAGGAGAAGGAGTTTGGGGCAGGGGAACCACAAAGGGCTCCTCACCTGCTCACCCCATCAACAGGGCTGGGGATCAAGGTTTAGGTCCCCCAAACCCTCCCCCGGGGGGGCTGGTTCTGTCTCAGTCTCCTCAGGTGAGAAGAAGGGTCATTGGGAATGGGAGGGAGCATGAGTAACATGCACCCTGATGGGATGATGACTGCTGGGGGGTGACACTGAGCCAGGGATGCAGGAAATGGCCCAGGAAATATCTGACaccccccccaaaccttccagAGACACTTGCCCCCCGGCAAAGCTGCCACaagctcaccctccctccctacccctacccctctCATCCTGCCTCTCCCTCAACAAACCAGATGCCCTACCAGAGAGAACACCTTCTGGGAAAGCAGCTGCCCTCTCCGAgtttcccccatcctccccaaagTGCATATGAGTTAATTAACTCCCCACTAGCCCTGCGAGGGGCCTGACGCGTCTGGTGGCACCAGACCTCATTGTGACCCACCCCTCTCACAGGatacatctagtctgacctcctggctattacatttcacccagttaccccattTTCAAcacaataacttgtgtttgactaaagcatcttccagaaaggggTCCCTCTGGATTTGAAGACATCGAGAGAGGGAGACTCCATCTCTTCCattgggagtttgttccaatggttaatcatcctcactgttaagaatttgtgccttatttctaattagAATTTGCCAGggttcaccttccagccattggctcttgttctGCCATTCTCTGCTACATTAAAGAGCTCTTTAGAACCCAGTATTTTCTTCCCAAGAAGGTACTTGCACActttaatcaagtcacccctcaatcttcttttatacagggagtcctcggacttacgacacaattcGTTCCTCAAAATTGCATTGCAAGTCGAAACCGTTTTTCCCATAGGAATCAATGGTATAAAGGGGAGATTGGTTTCTGAACCAAGGCTTGATACACTATTTTCACCACAATAACCCAGATGTTTGTACTAAATGAATTATAGATGACTAATGTTGCAACATCAATGTATTTACTGTAGGCTGTATTTTGTAAACAGCATTAAAATAATCATATAAATTCACATATGCTTTGACCCAGAAAACCCGCAACACAGGCTCAGAAAGCCAGGGAGATCGGCACACATGCTGAGCCTCAGCCAATCACCAGTGATTGACTGAGCCCGGGgccaggagccaatcaaaaacaaGCGGCAACCCTGCCAAGCCACAAGCTACCCTGCTGCCTCAAAGCCAATCAGAAGTGACCCCTTCCAGCTCCGCACCAGTACTGTATAACAGCAACCAGGAAGTGATTTCAAGAGAACTTTATGCAACGTAAGGGCGAAACAAGTGTTGTAGGGGCGAAACGGGGCAGTCAATTGAAAAGCGGCATAAGTGGCGTCCGACAAAAGTTGGGCATTGTAAATCCAAGGACTCCCTCTATAAGTTAAACACTGAGCTCTCACGGGTCAGGCATTTTGAATAACTTTTccgagtggtagccgtgttagtctgtatcagcaaaaagaacgaggagtacttgtggctttTTGAATaacttttgtggctcttctctacgctctctccaatttgtcaacattctTTTTCCAATGTGAACATCAGATCTGGCCGCTGTATACCAGCATCCGTCTCACCATTCCCTGCTCCTACTTGTTACTCCCATTTATACATCCACGGATCATATTAGCCCTCAGGAGGAAATGGgagacacacagagcccctggcatctgGTTGGCAGAGCTTCAAGCCACCCCTGTAACTGTTAATAGTTGAAAGAACCTACAGTCACTAACACTCTGCTCAGCataaacccctccccctcccccaccactatTCTGCAGAGtatccccctcagctctgcccatcCTCCCAGTACAGTTCAAAATGCTGACACCCTGAATGACTTCTTTCCCAGACCAAAaagagataaataaataaagggaataGGGGTCtcagagagaaaaggaaggaagatgCAGGAGGCACAGATCCCATGGCATGAGGGGAAGAAGAATCTAGGGGAGCACACAGAGCCCTCAGCATGGGATTGGGGGGTTCAGATGGCCCCAGACATGGGGCTGCAGACAGTCTCTAaaatagagggggatgggagagcgGCATCCAGGGAGCTTGttgaggggaatggggagggctGCAAGGAGCCATTGCTCTCCCCTGAGCGAGCCAGCAACCCCATTCCTCAAACATGCTCTGCCCTGGGCCTTCCCCTTTCTGCCTCCCCATCAGTGACCCATAGCCCACCATGCCCTGGACCCAACTTATTACCTATTTCCTGGAGGGGCTGGTGCTCCTCTTTGGGGATATGAGGCAGCTTGTACAGGGATCCTGAAGCTTCATTCCATCCCCCGTCCTGGGATGCACACCCGGGATGGGGCTGTGGCTGCTCTAGTCTGGAGCCAGCAGATTCCCATAGTGCCCCAGGGGACGCTTTTTCTTCTGAGGCCACTTCCTCAACCTTTACACGCACCATGACCTGGGTATGAATCAAACATGTAATGAGAGAGCCAGGGCCTGGGGCCTGCTGTGGAGAGTGGGGTCTGAGAGGGGAGACACCAGGGAATGTCCCCCAAGGACACAGCgacaggg is a genomic window of Malaclemys terrapin pileata isolate rMalTer1 chromosome 4, rMalTer1.hap1, whole genome shotgun sequence containing:
- the LOC128836884 gene encoding zinc finger protein 397-like, whose product is MAAELGASAALGFQLQAPLQQGMQPPVKMEEQNPVSPKPGERAEGAEKALCVIQAGTIGGLLRWAAPRWVKQEPQKEPATLRGVDTHIESRRRRFRQFHYQEAKGPQEAYSRLQELCHGWLEPQSRTKEQILELLILEQLLTILPEEMQSWVWERGPETCAQAVALAEGFQLREPEFEGPGLQVMVRVKVEEVASEEKASPGALWESAGSRLEQPQPHPGCASQDGGWNEASGSLYKLPHIPKEEHQPLQEIADGKASGDDKGETCHSGEQPKHKTKNGQHRPGEHNPAEQAHKRTKSGKGISVGSALITPQRVHTSKKRWTCDECGKRLGDSSALTKHRRMHAGQKPFVCTACGRSFSQSSVLMMHQRTHTGERPYICTECGRRFSDSSNLTRHQRTHVGQRPYICTVCGRCFSQSSHLTRHQRTHTSHNHGHSCTAGPEQPLPQSSPMAGGLVA